The following proteins are co-located in the Pirellulales bacterium genome:
- a CDS encoding ATP:cob(I)alamin adenosyltransferase translates to MKIYTKTGDQGETGLFGGPRVRKDSPRIEAYGTVDELNAVLGAARVETTELD, encoded by the coding sequence CCAAAACCGGCGATCAAGGCGAAACCGGCCTGTTTGGCGGTCCACGGGTCCGCAAGGATTCCCCCCGTATCGAGGCCTATGGCACGGTTGACGAACTGAACGCCGTGCTAGGCGCCGCGCGCGTCGAAACCACCGAGCTAGAC